One window of Chamaesiphon minutus PCC 6605 genomic DNA carries:
- the tsf gene encoding translation elongation factor Ts: MAEITAKMVQELRRQTGAGMMDCKKALGETEGDLTKASEWLRQKGMVAAGKKSDRVTAEGLVDNYIQADGKTGVLIEVNCQTDFVARNDAFKELVQSLAHQAITADSVDALLTQPYAADSSIKVSEAIVQSIAKIGENLNVRRLANYHVADDTQGAVDCYIHTGGRVGVLLEVGCTSAKVADSDDFKVLARNLAMQVAACPNVEYINVSEIPEAIAAKEKEIEMGRDDIANKPDNIKEKIVQGRIDKRLKEMTLVDQPYIKDQNITVTELIAQTTKQLGEDITVRRFTRFILGEGIEKVESDFAAEVAAQMGKA, translated from the coding sequence ATGGCTGAAATAACTGCAAAGATGGTTCAAGAACTGCGCCGCCAGACGGGTGCAGGTATGATGGACTGTAAAAAAGCTTTAGGCGAAACTGAAGGCGATTTGACCAAAGCGTCAGAATGGCTGCGTCAAAAAGGCATGGTTGCTGCTGGCAAAAAAAGTGACAGAGTAACTGCTGAAGGCTTAGTCGATAACTATATTCAAGCCGACGGCAAAACTGGCGTGTTAATCGAAGTCAACTGTCAAACAGACTTTGTGGCACGCAACGATGCTTTCAAAGAATTAGTCCAAAGTCTGGCACACCAAGCGATTACTGCCGATAGCGTCGATGCACTTTTGACTCAACCCTATGCGGCTGACAGTAGCATCAAAGTATCAGAAGCAATTGTCCAATCGATCGCCAAAATTGGTGAAAATCTCAACGTGCGTCGCTTAGCTAACTATCACGTTGCTGATGATACTCAAGGTGCTGTTGATTGCTACATCCACACTGGTGGCAGAGTCGGCGTATTGTTAGAAGTCGGGTGTACTTCTGCAAAAGTGGCAGACAGCGATGATTTCAAAGTATTAGCCAGGAACTTGGCAATGCAAGTTGCTGCCTGTCCTAATGTCGAGTATATCAACGTCTCCGAAATTCCTGAAGCGATCGCAGCTAAGGAAAAAGAAATCGAAATGGGACGCGACGATATTGCCAATAAACCCGACAATATCAAAGAAAAGATCGTCCAAGGACGTATCGACAAACGCCTTAAAGAAATGACCTTAGTAGATCAACCCTACATTAAGGATCAAAATATCACGGTAACTGAGTTGATCGCTCAAACTACCAAACAGTTGGGCGAAGATATTACAGTCCGCCGTTTCACTCGCTTTATCCTCGGCGAAGGGATCGAGAAAGTCGAATCTGATTTCGCTGCTGAAGTTGCAGCTCAAATGGGCAAAGCCTAA
- a CDS encoding DUF6737 family protein, protein MSKTNLWESKPWWCQPWTIILTGIIIIAGSWLVFHTFWLTVPVGALIVLWWTYFLIVVPRILAAKDLDRS, encoded by the coding sequence GTGAGCAAGACAAACCTTTGGGAATCTAAGCCTTGGTGGTGTCAGCCGTGGACGATTATCTTGACTGGGATAATTATCATTGCAGGTAGTTGGCTGGTATTTCATACTTTTTGGTTAACTGTGCCAGTAGGGGCATTAATTGTGCTGTGGTGGACTTATTTTTTGATTGTTGTACCGCGTATATTGGCGGCGAAAGATTTAGATCGATCGTGA
- the rpsB gene encoding 30S ribosomal protein S2, whose amino-acid sequence MPVVTLAQMMESGVHFGHQTRRWNPKMAPYIFTARNGVHIIDLVQTAQLMEEAYTYMRTAAEQGKRFLFVGTKRQAAGIIAQEASRCGAAYINQRWLGGMLTNWTTIKSRVERLKDLERREASGALDLLPKKEASVLRREMAKLQKYLGGIKNMRKVPDIVIVVDQRREYNAMLECQKLNIPIVSLLDTNCDPDLVDVAIPANDDAIRSVKLILGKLADAIYEGRHGQLEGADIDPYDGYEDVEDDFDEEGEFAEAADEGSEG is encoded by the coding sequence ATGCCAGTAGTAACCTTGGCGCAAATGATGGAGTCTGGCGTCCACTTCGGACACCAAACCAGACGTTGGAACCCCAAAATGGCTCCATACATCTTCACTGCGCGCAACGGCGTACACATTATCGACTTGGTGCAAACCGCCCAGTTGATGGAAGAAGCCTATACGTATATGCGGACAGCCGCAGAACAAGGCAAACGGTTTCTGTTTGTCGGTACCAAACGTCAAGCAGCAGGTATCATCGCACAAGAAGCGAGTCGGTGTGGTGCAGCGTACATCAACCAACGGTGGTTGGGGGGAATGCTTACCAACTGGACGACGATCAAAAGTCGGGTCGAACGCTTGAAAGATCTCGAACGTCGTGAAGCCAGCGGCGCGCTAGATTTGTTACCCAAGAAAGAAGCTTCCGTACTGCGACGGGAAATGGCTAAACTCCAGAAATATCTGGGTGGGATCAAGAATATGCGCAAGGTACCCGATATCGTCATTGTTGTCGATCAACGACGGGAATATAACGCGATGTTGGAATGCCAAAAGCTAAACATTCCGATTGTCTCGCTACTAGATACCAACTGCGACCCCGACTTGGTTGATGTAGCTATCCCCGCGAATGACGATGCAATTCGTTCCGTCAAACTAATCCTCGGCAAACTCGCCGATGCGATTTATGAAGGTCGTCACGGTCAACTTGAAGGTGCCGATATCGATCCTTACGATGGCTATGAAGACGTTGAAGACGACTTCGATGAAGAAGGAGAATTTGCTGAAGCTGCTGATGAAGGCAGCGAAGGCTAA
- the cobS gene encoding adenosylcobinamide-GDP ribazoletransferase — protein sequence MLLTLNSLLAALTFYTCFPISPKLQLDFTRIARWAPAIGLLLGGGLGLVDLGLDWLQMPISIRSGMIVVLWIWWTGGLHLDGAMDSADGLAVQDPDRRLTVMSDSVTGAFGAMVAVVIILLKTCALTAITGDRIWILPLVAGWSRWGQVLSIGLYPYLKIQGKGAFHRKGLNIPNDILLGLFFVLAVTGCQIYLQPANWLAIGIRSIASCGIAVLVGYYFHRRLGGHTGDTYGAVVEWSETFILCLCTIPIS from the coding sequence GTGCTACTTACCCTCAACTCACTACTGGCTGCACTGACATTTTATACCTGCTTTCCGATCTCGCCGAAGCTTCAATTGGATTTCACCAGAATCGCTCGATGGGCACCTGCAATCGGGTTGTTATTGGGTGGAGGATTGGGATTGGTAGATCTGGGCTTAGATTGGCTACAAATGCCCATATCGATTCGATCGGGTATGATCGTGGTGTTATGGATTTGGTGGACGGGCGGATTGCATCTCGATGGGGCAATGGATAGTGCCGATGGCTTGGCAGTCCAAGATCCCGACAGAAGGTTGACGGTGATGTCAGATAGCGTTACTGGCGCATTTGGGGCGATGGTAGCGGTAGTTATCATCTTACTCAAAACTTGCGCCCTAACTGCAATTACTGGCGATCGAATCTGGATTTTACCGTTAGTTGCAGGCTGGAGTCGCTGGGGACAAGTACTTTCGATCGGTTTGTATCCCTATCTCAAAATCCAAGGCAAGGGCGCATTTCACCGCAAAGGACTAAATATACCTAATGACATCTTACTGGGACTGTTCTTTGTCTTGGCTGTAACTGGATGCCAGATCTATTTACAACCCGCAAATTGGTTGGCGATCGGGATAAGATCGATCGCTAGTTGTGGGATTGCCGTTTTAGTTGGGTATTATTTTCATCGCCGTTTGGGCGGACATACTGGCGATACCTATGGTGCAGTTGTGGAGTGGTCAGAAACATTTATCTTGTGTCTGTGTACGATTCCAATCTCCTAG